In Planococcus versutus, the DNA window CCTTTCGGTACTATGTAATACAAGATAGTACCTCAAAAAAACAACTACTTTGCATTACCAACTAGTTGTTTTTATTGTAATCAGTTTATTCATTTATGTCAACAATTTCAACATAGAAAAAAACCGACCAATTGGCCGGCTTTACAAAGTTCCTGCTTTTAACTTTTCATGCCAATCTGCAAGCATCGGCAGTTCGTCTTCACTAATAGCACCTGTACTCAATGCCTGTTCAACAAGCGCTGGGAAATCCGTTAGCGTATGGAACGTATAACCTGCTCCTGTGATGGTCTCAATTGACTGTGGCAAATCGTACGTAAAAATCGCAACAATTCCAAGTACGTCAAAACCTGCTGCTTCTAACGCTTGTGCTGCTTGTAAGACAGAGCCGCCTTTAGAAATCAAGTCTTCTACGACTACTACTTTTTGACCTTTTTCGATTTTGCCTTCGATCATATTTGTTTGCCCGTGTTCTTTCGCTTTTGAACGGACGTAAACCATTGGCAGTTCAAGTAAATCACTAACCCAAGCCGCATGCGGAATACCTGCAG includes these proteins:
- the pyrE gene encoding orotate phosphoribosyltransferase; this translates as MKLKVANHLLSIGAVELRPQDPFTWASGVKSPIYCDNRLTMSYPKVRKDIAASLAETINEYYPDCEVVAGTATAGIPHAAWVSDLLELPMVYVRSKAKEHGQTNMIEGKIEKGQKVVVVEDLISKGGSVLQAAQALEAAGFDVLGIVAIFTYDLPQSIETITGAGYTFHTLTDFPALVEQALSTGAISEDELPMLADWHEKLKAGTL